The bacterium genome includes a region encoding these proteins:
- a CDS encoding 4Fe-4S binding protein, whose product MIRKRVVLTFPHEVVSQPVVYHLVKDYNLMINILRARVTPQEQGRLVVEISGSKKEMEAGMNYLAELNIDIQPLAQDIKWHESKCVHCTACIPHCPTNAIFLNRDTMKVSFDKQKCIACELCIPACPYQAIEIVI is encoded by the coding sequence ATGATTAGAAAAAGAGTTGTTTTAACTTTTCCACATGAAGTAGTCAGTCAGCCGGTCGTATATCATCTTGTCAAGGATTATAATTTAATGATAAATATACTCAGAGCCAGAGTTACTCCACAGGAGCAGGGAAGATTAGTAGTAGAAATAAGCGGCAGTAAGAAAGAAATGGAAGCTGGCATGAATTATCTGGCTGAGTTAAATATAGATATTCAGCCGCTTGCACAGGACATTAAATGGCACGAAAGCAAATGTGTCCACTGCACTGCTTGCATACCGCATTGTCCGACAAATGCTATATTCTTAAACAGAGATACAATGAAAGTATCATTTGATAAGCAAAAGTGTATAGCGTGTGAACTTTGTATTCCTGCCTGCCCATATCAAGCAATTGAAATCGTAATTTAG